In the genome of Acidimicrobiales bacterium, one region contains:
- a CDS encoding alpha-amylase family glycosyl hydrolase, whose translation MPEPWWKAAVVYQIYPRSFADGSGDGVGDLQGIRSRIDHLAGLGVDALWLSPIYRSPMADFGYDVSDHCDIDPVFGTLDDFDALLADAHAAGIRVLLDFVPNHTSDRHPWFQAARSGRDDPHRDWYIWRDPPAGGGPPNNWRAAFTGGPAWTLDEATGQYYLHLFLPEQPDLNWANPEVVEAMHGVLRFWLDRGVDGFRADVVHGIGKDPALPDVPPELADTPYSSLNDHESTHELLRGMRRLLDSYPGDRMMVGEVYLLSTAKVARYYGDGDELHLSFNFPPLFTPWDAGQWRHRIDRVVEELGPIDAWPTWVLSNHDNARHRTRYGSEARARAAAVLLLTLRGTPFLYQGEELGLEDAEIPPGRVVDPGGRDGCRAPLPWAPDGPWHGWPAEPWLPFPPEAQTRNPEVERKDEGSMLALYRRLLAARRGSEALRLGDWSPLASPGAVLAYERTSGADRRAVAINFTSEPVEWSPPGAMVVEVSTDPAAEGAPPETTLAPDQAVLLRPA comes from the coding sequence ATGCCCGAACCGTGGTGGAAGGCCGCCGTCGTCTATCAGATCTACCCACGATCCTTCGCCGACGGGAGCGGGGACGGGGTCGGCGACCTCCAGGGCATCCGGTCCAGGATCGACCACCTGGCCGGCCTCGGCGTCGACGCGCTGTGGCTCTCGCCGATCTACCGGTCGCCCATGGCGGACTTCGGCTACGACGTCAGCGACCACTGCGACATCGACCCCGTGTTCGGGACCCTCGACGACTTCGACGCCCTGCTGGCCGACGCCCACGCCGCCGGCATCAGGGTCCTCCTCGACTTCGTCCCGAACCACACCTCCGACCGGCACCCGTGGTTCCAGGCGGCCCGGTCGGGCCGGGACGACCCCCACCGCGACTGGTACATCTGGCGCGACCCGCCCGCCGGCGGCGGCCCGCCCAACAACTGGCGGGCGGCGTTCACCGGCGGGCCGGCCTGGACCCTCGACGAGGCGACCGGCCAGTACTACCTGCACCTGTTCCTGCCCGAGCAGCCCGACCTGAACTGGGCCAACCCCGAGGTGGTCGAGGCCATGCACGGGGTGCTGCGGTTCTGGCTGGACCGGGGGGTCGACGGCTTCCGGGCCGACGTCGTGCACGGGATCGGCAAGGACCCGGCCCTGCCCGACGTGCCCCCCGAGCTGGCCGACACGCCGTACTCGTCGCTCAACGACCACGAGTCGACCCACGAGCTGCTCCGGGGGATGCGCCGCCTGCTCGACTCGTACCCGGGCGACCGGATGATGGTCGGCGAGGTCTACCTGCTGTCGACGGCCAAGGTGGCCCGCTACTACGGCGACGGGGACGAGCTGCACCTCTCGTTCAACTTCCCGCCCCTGTTCACCCCCTGGGACGCGGGGCAGTGGCGCCACCGCATCGACCGGGTGGTCGAGGAGCTGGGGCCCATCGACGCCTGGCCCACCTGGGTGCTGTCCAACCACGACAACGCCCGCCACCGCACCCGCTACGGGTCCGAGGCCAGGGCGAGGGCGGCCGCCGTGCTGCTCCTCACCCTGCGGGGCACCCCGTTCCTCTACCAGGGCGAGGAGCTGGGGCTCGAGGACGCGGAGATCCCGCCCGGGCGGGTGGTCGACCCCGGCGGGCGGGACGGGTGCCGGGCGCCGCTGCCATGGGCGCCGGACGGGCCGTGGCACGGCTGGCCGGCGGAGCCGTGGCTGCCGTTCCCGCCCGAGGCCCAGACCCGCAACCCCGAGGTCGAGCGGAAGGACGAGGGGTCGATGCTGGCCCTCTACCGGCGGCTGCTGGCCGCCCGCCGGGGGTCGGAGGCGCTGCGCCTGGGCGACTGGTCGCCGCTCGCCTCCCCGGGAGCCGTCCTGGCCTACGAGCGGACGAGCGGCGCCGACCGGCGGGCGGTGGCGATCAACTTCACGTCGGAGCCGGTCGAGTGGTCCCCGCCCGGGGCCATGGTGGTCGAGGTGTCGACCGACCCCGCCGCCGAGGGTGCCCCGCCGGAGACGACCCTCGCCCCCGACCAGGCGGTGCTGCTCCGGCCGGCGTGA
- the typA gene encoding translational GTPase TypA, with amino-acid sequence MTPAPALRSVALVAHVDHGKTTLVDALLRATGLFRSNETLVDRVLDSNDQERERGITILAKAASITWRGVRVNLVDTPGHADFGGEVERALALVDGVLLLVDAAEGPLPQTRYVLSKALAAGLPAVVVLNKVDRPDARTTEVLDEVYELFFDLDAPNHLLDFPVLSVVAREGRAVKGVGVPGPEDDLTPLLDAILDAIPAPQGDPAAPLQALVTNLDASDYLGRLGIGRVHEGTLRRGDQVVLLGDGDEPPLRRRPAALLRFVGLDRVDVEEAAAGDLFVVAGFPEVEIGDTFADPADPRPLPRLAVDEPVLRMTFGANTSPLSGRDGRYVTSRHVRERLEREALGNVSIRLDDAGSPDLVEVAGRGELQLAVLIESMRREGYELQVSRPEVLTREVGGARHEPLERAVVDVPDDHVGTVTQAVAPRKGRVTDLRPGDTGRTIVTVEAPARGLLGFRSLLLTATRGTALIHQHHAGWVPWAGDLPSRQGGAMIADRAGVTTGYALDNLQQRGVLFVGPGEQVYEGMVVGENARPGDMVVNVTREKQKTNIRTHASDEAIRLTPPRALTLETAIEWIAADELVEVTPSAIRVRKRLLREQERRRSR; translated from the coding sequence GTGACCCCGGCCCCGGCGCTCCGCTCGGTCGCCCTGGTGGCCCACGTCGACCACGGCAAGACGACGCTCGTCGACGCCCTGCTCCGGGCCACCGGGCTGTTCCGATCCAACGAGACCCTCGTCGACCGCGTCCTCGACTCGAACGACCAGGAGCGGGAGCGGGGGATCACGATCCTGGCCAAGGCCGCGTCGATCACCTGGCGGGGGGTGCGGGTCAACCTCGTCGACACGCCGGGGCACGCCGACTTCGGCGGCGAGGTCGAGCGGGCCCTCGCCCTGGTCGACGGCGTGCTGCTGCTCGTCGACGCCGCCGAGGGGCCGCTGCCCCAGACCCGCTACGTCCTCTCCAAGGCGCTCGCCGCCGGGCTGCCGGCCGTCGTCGTGCTGAACAAGGTCGACCGGCCCGACGCCCGCACGACCGAGGTGCTCGACGAGGTCTACGAGCTGTTCTTCGACCTCGACGCCCCGAACCACCTGCTCGACTTCCCGGTGCTGTCGGTCGTGGCCAGGGAGGGGCGGGCCGTGAAGGGCGTGGGCGTGCCCGGCCCCGAGGACGACCTGACCCCGCTGCTCGACGCCATCCTCGACGCCATCCCCGCGCCCCAGGGCGACCCGGCGGCCCCGCTCCAGGCGCTCGTCACCAACCTCGACGCCTCCGACTACCTGGGCCGCCTGGGCATCGGCCGGGTCCACGAGGGCACCCTGCGCCGGGGCGACCAGGTCGTGCTCCTCGGCGACGGCGACGAGCCGCCCCTGCGGCGCCGGCCGGCCGCCCTGCTCCGCTTCGTGGGCCTCGACCGGGTCGACGTCGAGGAGGCGGCGGCCGGCGACCTGTTCGTGGTGGCCGGGTTCCCCGAGGTCGAGATCGGCGACACGTTCGCCGACCCGGCCGACCCCCGCCCGCTGCCCCGCCTCGCCGTGGACGAGCCCGTCCTGCGCATGACGTTCGGGGCCAACACGTCGCCGCTGTCGGGACGGGACGGCCGCTACGTCACCTCCCGCCACGTCAGGGAGCGGCTGGAGCGGGAGGCGCTCGGCAACGTGTCCATCCGCCTCGACGACGCCGGCTCGCCCGACCTCGTCGAGGTGGCCGGTCGGGGCGAGCTCCAGCTGGCCGTGCTCATCGAGTCCATGCGCCGCGAGGGCTACGAGCTCCAGGTCAGCCGGCCCGAGGTGCTGACGAGGGAGGTCGGCGGGGCCCGCCACGAGCCCCTCGAGCGGGCCGTCGTGGACGTGCCCGACGACCACGTCGGCACCGTCACCCAGGCCGTCGCCCCGAGGAAGGGGCGGGTGACCGACCTCCGCCCGGGCGACACCGGCCGCACGATCGTCACCGTCGAGGCCCCGGCCAGGGGCCTGCTCGGGTTCCGCTCGCTGCTGCTCACGGCGACGCGGGGCACGGCGCTCATCCACCAGCACCACGCCGGGTGGGTGCCGTGGGCCGGCGACCTCCCGAGCCGCCAGGGCGGCGCCATGATCGCCGACCGGGCCGGCGTGACCACCGGCTACGCCCTCGACAACCTCCAGCAGCGGGGCGTGCTGTTCGTCGGCCCCGGCGAGCAGGTCTACGAGGGGATGGTGGTCGGGGAGAACGCCCGCCCCGGCGACATGGTCGTCAACGTCACCCGCGAGAAGCAGAAGACCAACATCAGGACCCACGCCTCGGACGAGGCCATCCGGCTGACCCCGCCCCGGGCCCTGACTCTGGAGACGGCCATCGAGTGGATCGCCGCCGACGAGCTGGTCGAGGTCACGCCGTCGGCCATCCGGGTGCGCAAGCGCCTGCTCCGCGAGCAGGAGCGCCGCCGCTCCCGCTAG